From the genome of Pseudomonas migulae:
TGACCATGCAGCATCCAGCGCGTATTGAACTCTGGGCCATCCTGCGGCTGGCGGGGCCGTTGATTGCCTCGCAGTTGGCGCACATGTTGATGGTTCTCACCGACACCTTGATGATGGCGCGTCTGAGCCCCGAAGCACTGGCTGGCGGCGGACTCGGTGCGGCGACCTATTCGTTTGTGTCGATCTTTTGCATCGGCGTCATCGCGGCGGTCGGCACCCTGGTGGCGATCCGTCAGGGCGCGGGCGATATCGTCGGCGCCGCGCGACTGACCCAGGCCGGTTTGTGGCTGGCGTGGCTGATGGCCTTGGTCGCCGGTTTGCTGCTGTGGAATCTCAAGCCGGTGTTGCTGTTGTTCGGCCAGACCGAGACCAACGTCCAGGCGGCCGGGCAGTTCCTGTTGATCCTGCCATTCGCCCTGCCCGGCTACCTGAGCTTCATGGCCCTGCGCGGTTTCACCAGCGCCATCGGCCGGGCGACGCCGGTGATGGTCATTAGCCTCGGCGGTACGGTGGCCAACTTCGTGCTCAACTATGCGCTGATCACCGGGATGTTCGGCCTGCCGAAAATGGGTCTGGTGGGTATCGGTCTGGTCACGGCGATTGTCGCCAACCTGATGGCCGTGGCGTTGGCGCTGCACATTCGGCGGCATCCGGCGTACGACGCGTATCCGTTGTGCCAGGGTTTGTCGCGGCCTAACCGGCAGTATCTGAAAGAGTTGTGGCGTCTGGGCCTGCCGATTGGCGGCACCTACGCGGTTGAAGTCGGGCTGTTTGCCTTCGCGGCGCTGTGCATGGGCACCATGGGCAGTACGCAACTGGGCGCGCACCAGATCGCGCTGCAGATCGTCTCGGTGGCGTTCATGATTCCGGCGGGGCTTTCCTATGCGATCACCATGCGCATCGGCCAGCATTACGGCGCCGGGCAACTGTTGGACGCGCGACTGGCCGGACGGGTCGGGATCGCGTTCGGCGCGGCGGCGATGCTCGGCTTCGCGATGGTGTTCTGGCTGTTGCCGAATCAGTTGATAGGCCTGTTCCTGGACCACAACGACCCGGCCTTCCGCCCCGTCATCGAACTGGCTGTGAGCCTGCTGGCGGTGGCAGCGTGGTTCGAGCTGTTCGACGGCACGCAAACCATCGCCATGGGCTGCATACGCGGGCTCAAGGACGCCAAGACCACGTTCCTGGTCGGGCTGGGTTGCTATTGGCTGATTGGCGCGCCCGCCGCGTGGTGGATGGCCTTCCATTTGAACTGGGGGCCGACGGGCGTCTGGTGGGGATTGGCGCTGGGACTGGCGTGCGCGGCGGTGAGCCTGACGCTGGCGTTCGAGTGGAAGATGAAGCGGATGATTCGGCGGGAGCCGTCGTCACAACGTTTCGAGGCCATCCAGACCGAATGAAGACCTTGTGGGAGCGGGCTTGCTCGCGAATGCGGTGTGTCATTCAACTTTATTGTCGACTGACACGGCCTCTTCGCGAGCAAGCCCGATCCCACATTTGGTTTGTGTTTAGCTTACGACTTCCAGCGCCGGCTGCTGATTGCTGCCGAAGCTCAAGTAATCCACCAGCTCCGCCAACGGCAACGGCTTGCTGATCAGATACCCTTGCACCTGATCACAACCAAACCCACGCAACAGATCCAACTGCTCGGGCGTTTCCACGCCCTCGGCGACCACTTCAAGATTGAGGTTGTGCGCCAGATTGATCATCGCGTGAACCAGCTTGCGATTCTCTTCCCGCCCCTCCATCCCGCCCACGAAACTCTTGTCGACCTTCAGCAAGGCAATCGGCAGGCTGTTGAGGTGCACGAACGACGAGAAACCGGTGCCAAAGTCGTCGAGCGAGAAGCGCACGCCCAGACGCCCAAGGGCATCCATGGTCTGCTTCACCAGATCGCTGCGGCGCATGACGGCGGTTTCGGTCAGCTCGAATTCCAGCCATTGCGCCTCGACGCCACGTTCGGCAATCAGCCGACTCAGGGTCGAGAGCAACTGGCTGTCCTGAAACTGCCGGAACGACAGGTTGATCGCCATGTGCAACGCCGGTATACCCAGCTCGCGCAGCGCCTGCATGTCGCGCAACGCGCGCGAAATCACCCAGTAACCGAGCGGCACGATCAAACCGCTTTGCTCGGCCAGTGGCACGAACTCGCTCGGCGGCAGCAGGCCACGTTCAGCGTGACGCCAGCGCACCAGGGCTTCGAGACCGACAATCTGGCCGTCTTCCAGGTTCAGGCGTGGCTGGTAATGCAGTTCCAGCTCATCGCGACGCAACGCCCGGCGCAGCTCGCTTTCGAGGTCGGCCATGCTGCGGGCATTGCGGTTGATGCGTTCGTTGAAGATGTGAAAGGTGCAGCCTTGAGTGCTCTTGGCCTGCTGCATGGCGATGTGCGCGTGCCACATCAGCGGGTCGGCACCCGCCTGGGCGCGGGCATGGGCGATGCCCAGGCTGGAACCGATCAACAGGCTTTCGCCATCGACCCAATAGGGTTCGGCCAACGCCTCGGTGATGCGCTCGGCCATCCACTCGGCGCGTTGCGGCGCACGGCGGGTGTCGATCAGCAGGGCGAACTCATCGCTGCCCAGCCGCGCCAATTGATCGCCTGCCTCGAGCTGGCTTTTCAGCCGTGCGACCACTTGCAGAATCAACCGGTCGCCGGCCTGGTGGCCGAGGGCGTCGTTGGCGTGGCGGAAGTTGTCGAGGTCGAGGTGACCTAAGGCCAGGCCGCGGCCCTCGTTTTCCGCCAGTCGCGCGGCCAGCAGGGTCTGGAAACCCTGGCGGTTGGCGATACCGGTCAGCGGGTCTTGTTCGGCCAGCCGTTGCAGGGTGTTTTCCAGCACGCCGCGCTCACGCACATGGCGCAGGCAACGGCGCAGCATGCCGGGGTCGAGATGATCGCGCACCAACCAGTCGCTCACGCCATCGGGCGGCAACAGCGGCTCGTGCTCGAGCAGCAACACCGTCGGCAAATTGCAACGGCCCGGCGCCGGCTGAAGGGCCGGGATCGTCAACAACACCGCGCTGCGGTTGTCATCGAACAGAGTGCTGACCGATTCCCAGCTTGGAGCGCTGATGAGCACGGCCGAGCTCCCCATCGGAGCCAGACACTCGCGCAACAACGCTGCCCACGCTGGCTCTTCGGCCAGTAGCAGCAAACGCAAGGGTTCGACAGGCGTAGACAAGCTAGCTCCCTAGACTCTGCAATGATGTAGGCGGCGGGCATTATGCCGTGCCGATAACCAATGACCAAATGACATCAGTTATCAAACGAGGCCTTTGTATCCGGAATTACGAACATTAGACGCAAATTCACCGCGTATCCTGCGTGAAAGTAACAAAACCGGCAAATATAGATAGCGTGTTGCGTCACAAGTCGGAGAGAGCAGCACAATTCGCTGAGCCTGTTAAAATGCCGGCCCATTTCGTGACTGACTCCTGAATTTACGTATGTCCCGACTCAATCCCCGGCAGCAAGAAGCCGTGAGCTACGTCGGCGGCCCTCTTTTGGTGCTCGCCGGCGCAGGCTCCGGCAAGACCAGCGTGATCACGCGCAAGATCGCGCACCTGATCCAGAACTGCGGCATCCGTGCCCAGTACATCGTCGCCATGACCTTTACCAACAAGGCCGCGCGCGAGATGAAGGAACGGGTCGGCACCCTGCTCAAGGGCGGCGAAGGCCGTGGCCTGACAGTGTGCACCTTCCACAACCTGGGCCTGAACATCATCCGCAAGGAACACGTGCGGCTGGGCTACAAACCGGGCTTCTCGATTTTCGACGAGACCGATGTCAAAGCCCTGATGACCGACATCATGCAGAAGGAATACTCGGGCGACGATGGCGTCGACGAGATCAAGAACATGATCGGCTCATGGAAAAACGACCTGATCCTGCCGGCCGAAGCCCTGGAAAACGCACGCAACCCCAAGGAACAGACCGCCGCCATCGTCTACACCCACTATCAGCGCACGCTCAAGGCGTTCAACGCGGTGGACTTCGACGACCTGATCCTGCTGCCGGTGAAGCTGTTCCAGGAACACGCCGACATCCTCGAAAAGTGGCAGAACAAAGTCCGCTACCTGCTGGTGGACGAATACCAGGACACTAACGCCAGCCAGTATTTGCTGGTGAAGTTGCTGATCGGCACGCGCAACCAGTTCACCGTGGTCGGCGACGATGACCAGTCGATCTACGCCTGGCGCGGCGCCCGTCCGGAAAACCTGATGCTGCTCAAGGACGATTACCCGTCCCTGAAAGTGGTCATGCTCGAGCAAAACTATCGCTCCACCAGCCGCATCCTGCGTTGCGCCAACGTGCTGATCTCGAACAACCCGCATGAATTCGAAAAGCAACTGTGGAGCGAGATGGGCCA
Proteins encoded in this window:
- a CDS encoding putative bifunctional diguanylate cyclase/phosphodiesterase, translating into MSTPVEPLRLLLLAEEPAWAALLRECLAPMGSSAVLISAPSWESVSTLFDDNRSAVLLTIPALQPAPGRCNLPTVLLLEHEPLLPPDGVSDWLVRDHLDPGMLRRCLRHVRERGVLENTLQRLAEQDPLTGIANRQGFQTLLAARLAENEGRGLALGHLDLDNFRHANDALGHQAGDRLILQVVARLKSQLEAGDQLARLGSDEFALLIDTRRAPQRAEWMAERITEALAEPYWVDGESLLIGSSLGIAHARAQAGADPLMWHAHIAMQQAKSTQGCTFHIFNERINRNARSMADLESELRRALRRDELELHYQPRLNLEDGQIVGLEALVRWRHAERGLLPPSEFVPLAEQSGLIVPLGYWVISRALRDMQALRELGIPALHMAINLSFRQFQDSQLLSTLSRLIAERGVEAQWLEFELTETAVMRRSDLVKQTMDALGRLGVRFSLDDFGTGFSSFVHLNSLPIALLKVDKSFVGGMEGREENRKLVHAMINLAHNLNLEVVAEGVETPEQLDLLRGFGCDQVQGYLISKPLPLAELVDYLSFGSNQQPALEVVS
- a CDS encoding NorM family multidrug efflux MATE transporter; protein product: MQHPARIELWAILRLAGPLIASQLAHMLMVLTDTLMMARLSPEALAGGGLGAATYSFVSIFCIGVIAAVGTLVAIRQGAGDIVGAARLTQAGLWLAWLMALVAGLLLWNLKPVLLLFGQTETNVQAAGQFLLILPFALPGYLSFMALRGFTSAIGRATPVMVISLGGTVANFVLNYALITGMFGLPKMGLVGIGLVTAIVANLMAVALALHIRRHPAYDAYPLCQGLSRPNRQYLKELWRLGLPIGGTYAVEVGLFAFAALCMGTMGSTQLGAHQIALQIVSVAFMIPAGLSYAITMRIGQHYGAGQLLDARLAGRVGIAFGAAAMLGFAMVFWLLPNQLIGLFLDHNDPAFRPVIELAVSLLAVAAWFELFDGTQTIAMGCIRGLKDAKTTFLVGLGCYWLIGAPAAWWMAFHLNWGPTGVWWGLALGLACAAVSLTLAFEWKMKRMIRREPSSQRFEAIQTE